Proteins found in one Takifugu rubripes chromosome 17, fTakRub1.2, whole genome shotgun sequence genomic segment:
- the mtnr1aa gene encoding melatonin receptor type 1A-A, protein MVINGSDLNSSAPDPSDAALYRPPWVTTTLGCFLIFTIVVDILGNLLVIFSVYRNKKLRNAGNIFVVSLALADLVVAIYPYPLVLTSIFHNGWNLGSVHCQISGFLMGVSVIGSIFNITGIAINRYCYICHSLKYDKLYSDKNSVCYVMLIWLLTVVAIVPNLFVGSLQYDPRVYSCTFEQSASSAYTIAVVFFHFILPIMIVTYCYLRIWILVIQVRRRVKPDNRPKITPHDVRNFVTMFVVFVLFAVCWAPLNFIGLAVAIKPEVVVPLIPEWLFVASYFMAYFNSCLNAIVYGVLNQNFRREYKRIVVSVCTARIFFQDSSNDAGERLKSKPSPLMTNNNQVKVDSV, encoded by the exons ATGGTTATAAATGGGTCTGACCTGAACAGCTCCGCGCCGGACCCCAGTGACGCCGCCCTGTACCGCCCGCCCTGGGTCACCACAACTTTGGGCTGCTTCCTCATCTTCACCATCGTGGTCGACATCCTGGGCAACCTGCTGGTCATCTTCTCGGTGTACCGCAACAAGAAGCTCCGCAACGCAG GGAACATCTTTGTGGTGAGCCTGGCGCTGGCGGACCTCGTGGTGGCCATCTATCCGTACCCTCTGGTTCTCACCTCTATCTTCCACAATGGCTGGAACCTGGGTTCGGTCCACTGCCAAATCAGCGGCTTCCTCATGGGCGTCAGCGTCATCGGCTCCATTTTCAACATCACAGGCATCGCGATCAACCGATACTGTTACATTTGCCACAGCCTCAAGTACGATAAACTCTACAGCGACAAGAACTCTGTGTGCTATGTGATGCTGATTTGGCTGCTGACTGTGGTTGCCATAGTGCCCAACCTGTTTGTCGGGTCGCTCCAGTACGACCCGCGGGTGTACTCCTGCACCTTCGAGCAGTCGGCCAGCTCAGCCTACACCATCGCGgtggttttctttcattttatattACCCATCATGATCGTCACCTACTGCTACCTGCGGATTTGGATACTGGTCATACAGGTGAGGAGGCGGGTCAAGCCGGACAATCGGCCCAAGATCACGCCGCACGATGTGAGGAACTTTGTGACCATGTTCGTGGTGTTCGTGCTCTTCGCCGTCTGCTGGGCGCCGCTCAATTTCATCGGCCTGGCTGTGGCCATCAAGCCCGAGGTGGTGGTCCCCCTCATCCCCGAGTGGTTATTCGTGGCCAGCTACTTCATGGCCTACTTCAACAGCTGCCTTAACGCCATCGTGTATGGCGTGCTGAACCAGAACTTCCGGCGCGAGTACAAGCGCATCGTGGTGTCGGTGTGCACCGCGCGCATCTTCTTCCAGGACAGCTCAAACGACGCGGGGGAGAGGCTCAAGAGCAAACCGTCGCCGCTCATGACCAACAACAACCAGGTGAAAGTGGACTCGGTCTGA